In the genome of Octopus bimaculoides isolate UCB-OBI-ISO-001 chromosome 24, ASM119413v2, whole genome shotgun sequence, the window GACAAAGAcagcaaaaaagagaaagacagagagcaagtaagaaagagagacagcgtatgtgaaagagagatatagcaagaacaagagagagagagagagaataagagcgaaagagaggagacagataaataaggaaagataacgagaaagaaagaaagacaaatagacaatcacagagaaaaggaaagcgagaaagagacagaaagagagataaagacatcgagaaaaagagtgaggaaaaaagagagaacgagacagaaagagagatacagacatcgagaaaaagagtgaggaaaaaagagagaaagagacagaaagagagatacagacatcAAGAAAAAGAGcgaggaaaaaaaagagagacagacagacactgagaaaaagagtgaggaaaaaaagagagatagaaaaatctAATAAAAAAGGGGGGACAACTCCAAAAGCTCCGCACTCACGCCCTCTTGTTATGTAGCGCTCTCATCTCTTTTCTTCTAACATTTTCTTCACAAACTATGGGACTCTGTTGCTGTTTTCTACGGAAAAACGACCACGAAGATGAAACCAATTTGAACCCTGACCCGGTCAGTGCAGCCTTTTAGTCTTTCTCCGTGTCTGTTTCCTATATGTTGAGTATTTTTGTCAGTTCGGGCTGTCAGGTtgcctgtctgtgtctctgtttagagatatctctctctatatatcgaTATAGTTATATTCTTGTGtatcagtctctctgtctccttccctcagtctctctctccctttttatttTCACGTATATGTTCTCATTAGTGCGTTtgtctccttttctttcattacaaTGTCTCTCTGCCTTCCATCATTAACCTCTCTCCTTgcttctctcactgtttcttttcttccatgactatgtctttctctcactatatCCATctaatcgctctctctctcttacgccttccctcttttactctgcatctctctctctcactttctcttactCTGACTGGACTATCGTTGTTTGGCTCAAtgtttttcaaaacaaatacCCCTCCCTCTCATCTCTATAAACGAGAAGACAAACACAGTCTACATTCGTATCCATAATTCTTTCTTGTCCTAGCAATGCCTGTtggacaaattttaaaaatttagaatgTTATTAAGCAtggttaaaaaattaaaaaaggcgATCTTTCAATACCAGTACGAAATATCGGCcaaagacactttttacggaaaaggccgatatttcgtactagtatcgaaagatcgccaaaaaaaaaaaacacgcaaaaAAAATTCCACCGCAACCCCACCGCCAATATTTAGCTCCAGTTAATCCTGGTCGAACAGACCTGggatagaaaatatttcaatcgtGACAATTCCATCTTTTAGAGATTTGTGGGAAGGGTCCCGCCTCTAATACAGCAGGATGcgttttgaggaagatttagactgctatttctagcacgtatATTATCTATCACTTATTGGTTCCTTCctctaaacacacatatatatgtatgtgtttgtattctcTCTTCCCATCCCGGAGATGAGTCCTCACCACTTCCCTAAATAAATCTCTTTTATACTCTAGCGTCCGTGACGGTGTCTCTATTGATATGTTCCTGTGTAACAATGTTCCTATCTCAGCTCCGTGTTTACCTGTTATTATGGTAGAGGCTCTCCCATTTCCTTATAGATAGAAATCTAAACATTGTATGGCTTCAAAACTGTTATAATCAAGACTCGATTCGTCTACGAATATTCTTATCTCTTCATCGGATAGGATTAATTTGTGCTCAGAAAGTAGCCACATGTCGTTATGACTTGTCACCATGTAGCGGCTGCACGCTGCTTCTTCAGACAAGAGTAAAGGGGGTAACACAGNNNNNNNNNNNNNNNNNNNNNNNNNNNNNNNNNNNNNNNNNNNNNNNNNNNNNNNNNNNNNNNNNNNNNNNNNNNNNNNNNNNNNNNNNNNNNNNNNNNNNNNNNNNNNNNNNNNNNNNNNNNNNNNNNNNNNNNNNNNNNNNNNNNNNNNNNNNNNNNNNNNNNNNNNNNNNNNNNNNNNNNaaattaatagttatcgccaagccaacatggcagtcccaaaattaggacgaaagctatatatatatatagtgagagagagagagagagagacagcaggtCAGTTGGAATAATACTGTCCACTTCTACGGACAGCGGTTATCTGGAAACTGGAAGGGGAAATCCCACATGAAAACTGCTGTCCCAATAGACAGAAAAATGCACAAATTACTTAGTCGTCATAGAGTGTAAATAGTAAACATTAAAGGGTTCGCCATATTGTATAtatggcgaaagtaaagaatacatacacttagtgttcagggttagggtttttgttacatCGAAAACgagtggtgtacgtattctttacttccgccattatatatataatgtattatacaaCGTAAATAGGTGGTGTATGCGTATAATAATtgtaatgagcttattgtatacagtactCAATTGCACTTCGACTGTTAATACCTATATTGATCTGTGTGACCTCGCGTTTTCTCCTCGCCCCAGGTCGGCTCTGACTGTGTAGACTTATAATCCAAGacgttccaaccataaccattccgcctcttttttttttgtatatttagggCGACATTGTATGTGTTCCTTTTTTCAGGATGGTGGTGTGGTTTGGTGGGAGaacagctactatttctaacgaTCCAAATGACCATAAAAAGGGTCTTCGGcaatctttaccaaagatcgaccttttccgtaaaaagtgttggacgGAAAGAGGGAAACGACGtcgtaaaagcgaaagagatacagagagtgcGATTTCTTTAGAAGGGGTTAGGGTTTGAAGGGGTTAGGGTTTTGGGGTTAGGGAATTCCATCCCGAActgtaaccctaactctaaaactaaccctaacaccctacgtgtgggtgttacggaaaaggctgatatttcgtactggtatcgaaagatcgctcAAGCttggttatgtggttaaaaatTTCACTTTGCATCCACttggtcctaggttcagtcccactgcacggcacacTGGGTTAGTGTCTTTTACTGTTGCCCAGATTGACGTCCCCAATGGTAGTGGTTTCTTCATTTTGGCCTTCCAGAATTGGGCCCCCATCCAACATCGTTCCGACGTTCCAGGAGCCAAAAATCGATTTGATGTGTTTCcttcttgctttattttttacTGCAGAAATGGAGAACCCACTGCACGTGGTATCCCAGACCAGTTAAGGTAAGATGAGTGGGCAGTTTTTATCCCTACTTTTATTGGGCCATCTCAGGATTGGGGTTTAGGGGGCTGCGTTCTCATTTGAGTTAGATGAATAGCAGCTGCCACTCTTCCACATACCCATGACCATCCTTCTCAAATTGCCAATGTGCAGATTTCCAGTTAGTGGCCTCCATCTTCTCAAATCTTCCAGTCATCATTCATCTACGACAGGCAAACAGTTAACTCCCTGCCTTTCACCAGCCGAGCTAGCCTCTTATAGGGTTGGAACTAGATAAATGGAAGGAGTGAGGTTTAGCAAAGGGAGTTTCCATGTCATTAGGTGGAGTTACCAAACAAGCAGATCGGAGAGGCTTCACTGTTGAAATGACAGTTTGGAGTACAGTGAGACATATTTGGTAAGGTATGGAATGAAAGGCTGTGAGACCAACCTGCATGAGTGTCATGTTCATAAGTCCTTTTAACATTAGAGATGATATGCAGTTTCTTTctagcagacaaacagacatccCTAAGAGAAGGAcagtgagaagtgtgtgtgtgtgtgacactcaACCCTTTTTTTGTCTGTGGACCCCTTCGATTCCTGTTTTGCTTGggtggaccctcataaccattcaatgttaaaaaaaatcctATCACAAGgatgtgttgaaaagttcctggctttgggtaagagaaaatacaagaggatcagtaaGTTATGATTTccttcaacatattcccctctcagattcacacacttattgcagcagtcctgtTTTTCTATGCCCTAAAAAAGAACTCAgagggttgggcctccaaccaggtctttcgtgATATCCCTAAAGACAATaggtgaattattttggaaattatgataaatttttcaaaaagtcccaaatggggattactgaaaaaaaaaaagcatattcttttctattcaattgcaataataaacatttcagttttttttttaaactatagtatcaaatgcgaatgtgtatgaaataccaatgaatgatataaatgggaaatgcaaaaacaaaaagaaaaaaaaaccgttttTAAAACAGTCagtatttttgtagttcaaagattgcgatttatgacataaaatgtcctccAGAATTAGCCAgagttaataatgacaaactttaactataaaatattgttaaaaacacCTCTGCAAATACAATGTCCATAAGCAATTCCCTTTAAATACAATGAACAACCAGCAGTGAGACTGTTCTTAGCAGATCCCCAAAAGGGGCCCATGGCAGGCTATGGGTTGATATTTTGGTCACTATCAAGGTGGCTAGCTGTCCAAACCATTAGcaaaccaggcaaaatgcttagcggcattttgtctgtctttatgttctcagttcaaattctgtcacagtcgccttttgcctttcatctttacagagtcgataaaataagtaccagttgcgtactggggtcgatgcaattacCTTATCCCcctccctctaaaattgctggccttgtgccaaaatttgaaaccaatatttttgtttgatattgGTTCAAAAGAATGGTTTGACCACTTGTTTGTTTTGACATGTTccctcttcatttattttttggcCAGGAGGTACGCAGAAGACAGATGGCTGACGCTGCTGAGAAACGAAAGAAATCCCAAGAATATCGGGGCATAACGGACCCAGAAGGCTATAAAAGACGGCAGAAAAAACAGCAACAGTTAGACGAACTAGACTCACAACCGTCGGAAAATACCAATCTAAGGGTTTGTATAGAATTTGTTTAATGTGTATAAAAGACCCTCTTCggtcgtgaatgaccatggggtgGCATCTAGAAAGTCCCTCTCCGAGGCACAGATCCAGATAAGGTGGTTTTTGGAAGACCATCAGATCCCCATGcaaaccagcctcccctctccttgccattatatgtacatagggtAAAGGGTAGAGacccccttttggtcatgaatgattgtgggattgcacctagaaagttcccctccgaggcacaagtccgggtaaggttgtttatgggagaccagcagtcgcccatgcataccagcctcccttttacatgccaccgatgttatccaagggaaaagtgAAGACTgatacagctcggcaccagtgatgtcacaactcatttctacagttgagtgaactagaataacatgaaataaagtgtcttgctcaagaacgcaacacacagcctggtctgggaatcaaactcactacctcatgcttGTGAGACTGATGCTCTAAGCACTgtgcatactgtgtgtgtgtgtgtgtgtgtgtgtgtggtgagaagcctgcttcacaaccacatggtttctgggttcagtcccactgggtcaagtgtcttctactatagccttggtgaTGGCTGAGTCCGCCAATTCCCATTCTAAAGACAACCAACCATCTTTTGAAGGGAATCTGCTCCATTGAGTATCTCAACAGACTTCAGTTCAAACTCATTGTCTCTAATGGCTGTCCCCGTTATCTTTAcaaataatttatcatttacttaATTATCCTTGCACTACCTTCAAATctaattaaaatgatttaatttgatttcaatttctttctttcctttttctagtGGCAAGTAGATTGAACAATTTTTGAAGAATTGAGAAGCAGGAGGTCCATTTCCAAAGACTTTTCTATAATCTATGATGACAAAAAATACTACAAaaacaaaccttttttttttccacctctgaatatattcttttatatttggtTCTATTTATGATAATAAAATCCTGTAACCGTCTTTTCAAAGTACCCTATACCTGGGGTCATTGTCTATGCTCTGTCTCATGTCCCTATTAATTTGTCATAATTTTCAAACCCTTAAAATTAATCTTCTCCACtcaatttcatgtgtgtgtgagatgatggtgatggtgatgatgatatttatttctttgaaaactttattaattttctttttttttttacccccctcTCTATGTgttaggaataaaaataaaataaattattatataaataaatattattataaaaaaagttTTGGTAGAGAATGAAGACCACCAAAGCTTTTCCTATCTGTTTCTTGTCTCATCGCACTATACACACTCCTGGTTCTCTTAACCCAGGGAATTCTCATTTAAAACCCCTTGAATTTCTTTGTATAAATGATGTtaggaactgtgtgtgtgtgtgtgtgtattagaatgTACCATGTGAAATATAAtcttcttaaaagaaaaattaaaactattttaaattgAGTTAAAGAAACTTATTTAATTAAACTAATCTTTTATCAATGTGATGTTAAATGAACCTTTTATTTGGCCctaatattctgtttgttttttatgttcaaaccagctagatctggcttctcacacctacccgacaatgtcattctaacaataaacaataatttgaaatcttgaagccacaAAATAACGTATgattagattaaataaatacacattacatttgacagagcagcCTTAATGCTAACGTGTCCCACAatccaacaaaaaaaaactccttcTTTGAGAGTTGGAACTTCTCAAATTCTTCATCTGCTTTTTGATTCCCAAATCTTCTATTAGAGTGTGAACAGTTCCAGCTGTTCGAAAAGATGTTGAGCGAGGTGGGTGTGAATTTTCACAAAGAGTTCTGGTTGTGATCAGTGTTAAGGCAAAGCCTTCTCTTCATACGGTGGAATTTGTCTGTTTCGTTTCTGTCTCTGAACCCGTTCTTGGCTGTTTTGATTTTGGTTTTTCATGTATACGGTTGATTCCCTGACAGTATGAGTTTGTAGTTATAGATTCCTGTTGTTCGCAAGAAAGAATACtacaatatatcttttataaacCATTCTACAGTCATTATAAGTTTCAATGGAATGCAGTGGCTGCTTTGGAAAACGTTTCAAAGACTTTTCTGCATCTCCCTCCTTGCTGGGAATCTTCAGTATTCTCAAACCACACTCATTTCTTTCACATCTAAAACGATGGCACAATAAAAGCTACTAAAATCCTACTAAGGATTAGCACTCCTCAGTTGCACCATTAAATGGTCACAATGTCTCATATTCTGTAGAAGAACCCTTTGTCCAGTTTCTTCACTTTTCTGATGTCACAGCAGGAAATAAAAGTGAAGTTAAGTTACCTTgggtcatactgactcataagggctgctTTCCATGGCCTATATATTCTCCACTGGGACAGGACGCTGGTCAATTGCATGATTACTCACTTTTTCCAGCTGGAGCagcatgaagtgttttgctcaagaatgcaatgcagggcctggtccaggaattgaaaccacactcttatgatcatgagtccaacaccctaaccactaagccatgtgtctccACACCGAAGAAAATGGCCAAAGGAGCTACAACTAAGTCTACTGCAAATTGCCAAACTCATGTCCTGATATTTCTGTCCACCGATTCTTTTGTCTTCATTCCTGACtggtttttgtttctctcttgaaGTTCATTCTAAAGACTCTCATCTCTAGAATGAAATTTCCCAACAACCATTGCTACGTTGTTTGTAGATTAACACCACAATCCTCTCCGAATGCTAAATTGGTGTATGGTTATTTCGTAGGTTTGGCTGAATTGCATCTTaataaggacatatatatatagggaacacaagaagaagaaaaaaaagaatcatcCTTGTTCCAAAGGTCACTATATTGTGGAGGGAGCACAAAATACTTATTAGCGACACCACCACCTGAAAAGtgaaatcaaagaaatataaaaggccTCCCAATTGTACAAAATGGGTTAACCGACCTCCTGTCACTTCTGTTAACATTTAGGACTGTAGATTGTAAAGGGTTTCATATTGAGAAAACGTTTCATGTGGTATACTCTAATACTCATCTAACTTTCTAGCTAGCAAGCTAGATCTGTCTGTCTGGCAAGCTATCTAGCAATCaggttagctagctagctagctatttagatatacagataaagaaaacaggaaatgTTAATGTTAGGAAaatagagaatgaaaagaaaagaggaaagaaaaataactaaaaaccATCTTTCATTCTGATTTCTtgagcaagtttttttttccagctaTTAAAGATAGCATCTCGACTTTTATAATTCAAAGAGTGGAATTTAT includes:
- the LOC106873805 gene encoding small VCP/p97-interacting protein isoform X1 produces the protein MGLCCCFLRKNDHEDETNLNPDPKWRTHCTWYPRPVKEVRRRQMADAAEKRKKSQEYRGITDPEGYKRRQKKQQQLDELDSQPSENTNLRWQVD
- the LOC106873805 gene encoding small VCP/p97-interacting protein isoform X2, producing MGLCCCFLRKNDHEDETNLNPDPEVRRRQMADAAEKRKKSQEYRGITDPEGYKRRQKKQQQLDELDSQPSENTNLRWQVD